In Deinococcus malanensis, one DNA window encodes the following:
- a CDS encoding dynamin family protein, which yields MLVSDRVQDLLSRERALLSDVQAFLEVHGAPPEVMDHARTAARALDETFLLVVVGEFNAGKSSFVNALLGAQVLPEGVTPTTDRIYVLVHGEQPGQMEPTRDPFVSRLTYPLPSLEGVALVDTPGTNAIIRQHQALTEGFLPRADLVLFLTSADRPFTESERQFLSLAARWGRQVIMVVNKADLLETPEQKGQVREFVENGARGVLGLTPPVLMISARGEQRGGDPGFHALREILKMRLSETERTRLKLANPLATTGELLSGEEARADAARRTLTEDLSVLRDLEAQREHHRETMLGELDGQLNRIGRLLSEFEVRADRFIDDKLRFSNLRGLINSRAIEDEFRREAVGDLPDAIDRQFGNMIDRFVEANLHFWEDVQAFLIRRQPSNEVARTRFSYDRGALLEGIAGSARDHLENTTEQELGRQLSRDAEDAMKGAVGGLAGGIGIGAGVGALIGATALDFTGGILAGLTLGSLGLFVLPNKRLQAHRQLRQKVSDLRLALEQIVRREYEREQERADSRLRDAISPYTRFTEQEQVRLAAAQTRAAELRARLESLQADVKALG from the coding sequence ATGCTCGTCTCTGACCGCGTGCAGGACCTACTTTCCCGTGAACGGGCGCTGCTGAGCGACGTGCAGGCCTTTCTGGAGGTGCACGGCGCCCCGCCCGAGGTGATGGACCATGCCCGAACCGCCGCGCGCGCGCTGGACGAAACCTTTCTGCTGGTCGTGGTCGGGGAGTTCAATGCCGGCAAGAGCAGCTTCGTCAACGCGCTGCTGGGTGCCCAGGTTCTCCCTGAGGGCGTCACGCCCACCACCGACCGCATCTATGTGCTGGTGCACGGAGAGCAACCCGGACAGATGGAGCCCACGCGTGACCCTTTCGTCAGCCGGCTGACCTACCCGCTGCCCAGTCTCGAAGGGGTGGCGCTGGTGGATACGCCCGGGACCAACGCGATTATCCGCCAGCATCAGGCGCTTACCGAAGGCTTCCTGCCCCGAGCGGACCTGGTGCTGTTCCTGACCAGTGCCGACCGGCCCTTTACCGAGTCCGAGCGGCAGTTCCTGTCCCTGGCAGCCCGCTGGGGCCGGCAGGTGATCATGGTGGTCAACAAGGCCGACCTGCTGGAGACCCCGGAGCAGAAGGGACAGGTCCGTGAGTTCGTGGAAAACGGCGCGCGCGGCGTGCTGGGGTTGACCCCGCCGGTGCTGATGATCAGTGCACGCGGTGAGCAGCGTGGCGGTGACCCAGGCTTCCATGCCCTGCGTGAAATTCTGAAGATGCGGCTCTCGGAAACCGAGCGCACCCGCCTGAAACTGGCCAATCCCCTGGCTACGACCGGAGAACTGCTGAGCGGCGAGGAGGCCCGCGCCGACGCCGCGCGCCGGACCCTGACCGAGGACCTGAGTGTCCTTCGCGACCTGGAAGCCCAGCGCGAACACCACCGTGAAACCATGCTGGGGGAACTCGACGGGCAGCTCAACCGCATTGGGCGATTGCTGAGCGAATTCGAGGTGCGGGCCGACCGCTTCATTGACGACAAGCTGCGGTTTTCCAACCTGCGCGGCCTGATCAACAGCCGCGCCATCGAGGACGAGTTCCGGCGTGAGGCGGTTGGCGACCTGCCAGACGCCATCGACCGGCAGTTCGGCAACATGATCGACCGGTTTGTCGAGGCCAACCTGCATTTCTGGGAGGATGTCCAGGCCTTCCTGATTCGCCGCCAGCCCAGTAATGAGGTGGCGCGGACCCGCTTTTCTTACGACCGTGGCGCGCTGCTGGAGGGCATCGCCGGCTCGGCGCGGGATCACCTGGAAAACACGACCGAGCAGGAACTCGGCCGGCAGCTTTCCCGCGACGCCGAGGACGCCATGAAGGGCGCGGTGGGTGGTCTGGCCGGTGGAATCGGCATCGGGGCCGGCGTCGGCGCCCTGATCGGAGCCACGGCCCTGGATTTTACCGGCGGCATCCTGGCGGGCCTGACGCTGGGCAGCCTGGGTCTGTTCGTGCTGCCCAACAAGCGCCTGCAGGCCCACCGGCAGCTGCGGCAGAAGGTCAGTGACCTGCGCCTGGCCCTGGAGCAGATCGTCCGGCGCGAATACGAACGCGAGCAGGAGCGTGCCGACTCGCGCCTGCGCGACGCGATCAGCCCCTACACCCGTTTTACCGAGCAGGAGCAGGTGCGTCTGGCCGCCGCCCAGACCCGCGCTGCCGAACTGCGCGCCCGGCTGGAATCGCTGCAGGCAGACGTTAAGGCGCTGGGCTGA
- a CDS encoding acyltransferase, translated as MTWLKPVQIDTGAQATFNEFLRDLEARLLDPATDRHMLTRDLLAQTMYARSYPDLLADAPLAALNLDPRNVTFEAEYYMATDAEKFAAVKPLLWLWKNLDLTPLGQNPVTGIPVRRLLAERIFRRVGRNFKCWQNVEFSVGYNMEVGDDVVVHRHVLLDDIGGIELHDGASISDYVNVYSHTHSVLDGPDVTLRRTVIGRGARITYHSTILAGSVVSDDAMLATHALLRGDIPPHGIAMGLPARTTRYKIRPKLDVHVDARTHPHDAGRKANPQFPDPTPNQTRTTAEADLVTSER; from the coding sequence ATGACGTGGCTCAAGCCTGTACAAATAGACACGGGCGCGCAGGCGACCTTCAACGAGTTCCTGCGGGACCTGGAGGCCCGGCTCCTCGACCCCGCCACGGACCGCCACATGCTGACCCGCGATCTGCTGGCCCAGACGATGTATGCCCGCAGCTACCCTGACCTGCTGGCCGACGCGCCGCTGGCGGCCCTGAACCTCGACCCCCGCAACGTGACCTTTGAAGCCGAGTACTACATGGCCACGGACGCCGAAAAATTTGCAGCCGTCAAGCCACTGCTGTGGCTGTGGAAGAACCTCGACCTGACGCCGCTGGGCCAGAATCCGGTGACCGGCATTCCGGTGCGCCGCCTGCTGGCCGAGCGGATCTTCAGGCGGGTGGGCCGCAACTTCAAGTGCTGGCAGAATGTGGAGTTCAGCGTCGGGTACAACATGGAAGTTGGGGACGATGTCGTCGTTCACCGCCACGTGCTGCTCGACGACATCGGCGGCATCGAACTGCACGACGGAGCCAGCATCAGCGACTACGTGAACGTCTACAGCCACACCCACAGTGTGCTCGACGGCCCGGACGTGACCCTGCGCCGGACCGTGATCGGCCGCGGCGCACGCATCACGTACCACAGCACCATCCTGGCCGGCAGCGTGGTCAGCGACGACGCCATGCTGGCCACGCACGCCCTGCTGCGCGGCGACATTCCGCCGCACGGCATCGCCATGGGCCTCCCCGCCCGCACCACCCGCTACAAGATCCGCCCCAAGCTGGACGTTCACGTTGACGCCCGCACCCATCCTCACGACGCTGGTCGCAAGGCCAACCCACAGTTTCCCGATCCCACCCCCAACCAGACCCGCACGACGGCAGAGGCTGATCTGGTGACCAGCGAGCGCTGA
- a CDS encoding metal-dependent hydrolase has protein sequence MQIRFLGQSAFLLQAGNHRVLIDPFLQGNPLCPVTLDEALSWQVDAVLISHAHGDHWGNALDFGRAGIPVIGTAEIGGYAQQHGAAQAVGMNIGGTYRAEWGSVTLTPAWHSSSFPDGTYGGMPTGLVVEMGDKRLYHAGDTCLFSDMRLIGDRGLDAAILPIGDHFTMGPEEAARCLELLRPRVAIPMHYATFPPLTGDPQVFAREGQAQGVDVRVLSPGDTTEL, from the coding sequence ATGCAGATTCGTTTTCTGGGCCAGAGCGCATTCCTGTTGCAGGCCGGTAATCACCGTGTGCTGATTGATCCCTTTCTACAGGGCAACCCCCTGTGCCCGGTCACGCTGGACGAGGCGCTGTCGTGGCAAGTGGACGCCGTGCTGATCAGCCATGCGCACGGGGACCACTGGGGTAACGCCCTGGACTTTGGCCGCGCGGGTATACCCGTGATCGGGACGGCTGAAATCGGCGGTTACGCCCAGCAGCACGGGGCAGCGCAGGCCGTGGGTATGAACATCGGCGGCACCTACCGGGCTGAGTGGGGCAGCGTGACGCTGACGCCGGCGTGGCATAGCAGCTCCTTTCCAGACGGCACCTACGGCGGGATGCCCACCGGTCTTGTGGTCGAGATGGGGGACAAGCGCCTCTACCATGCTGGCGACACCTGTCTGTTCAGTGACATGCGGCTGATCGGCGACCGGGGGCTGGACGCCGCAATTCTGCCTATCGGCGACCATTTCACGATGGGCCCGGAAGAAGCGGCGCGCTGTCTGGAACTGCTGCGCCCCCGCGTGGCCATCCCCATGCACTACGCGACCTTCCCGCCCCTGACCGGTGACCCCCAGGTCTTTGCCCGCGAGGGACAGGCGCAGGGGGTCGATGTGCGCGTCCTCAGCCCGGGGGACACCACAGAGCTGTAG